Proteins from a genomic interval of Lolium perenne isolate Kyuss_39 chromosome 1, Kyuss_2.0, whole genome shotgun sequence:
- the LOC127303008 gene encoding remorin, with protein sequence MAEEAKMEVAPPAPEPAKDIAEEKALVVAEDGEKPAATDGSHGRDAFLERVATEKRISLIKAWEENEKAKAENKTAKLLADITSWENSKAAQLEAEHKKLQEQLERKKAEYVEKLKNATAAVHKAAEEKRAAAEARRGEEIVAAEEAAAKYRAKGEAPKKLFASLSRG encoded by the exons AAGGACATCGCCGAGGAGAAGGCCCTCGTCGTGGCGGAGG ATGGTGAGAAGCCTGCAGCTACAGACGGCTCACACGGAAGAG ACGCTTTCCTCGAGAGGGTCGCGACAGAGAAGAGGATTTCGCTGATCAAGGCATGGGAGGAGAACGAGAAGGCCAAGGCCGAGAACAA GACGGCAAAGTTGCTAGCGGACATCACCTCGTGGGAGAACTCCAAGGCTGCGCAACTGGAAGCCGAGCACAAGAAGCTGCAA GAGCAGCTGGAGAGGAAGAAGGCGGAGTACGTGGAGAAGCTCAAGAACGCCACCGCGGCCGtgcacaaggcggccgaggagaagcGTGCGGCAGCGGAGGCGCGGCGCGGCGAGGAGATCGTCGCGGCTGAGGAGGCTGCCGCAAAGTACCGCGCCAAGGGGGAGGCGCCCAAGAAGCTCTTCGCGTCCTTGAGCAGAGGATAG